The DNA window ACTTAGTAGTGAGGCAACCATTTGTGGTACACAGATTGAACCATTAAATAGTCCAAGGTAGGTACCCATGTGTTTACCAGATAAGGCATTTGTAACCATTGTTAACGGGTAGGTATTCATTGAAGCCCAGGCAATTCCAATCAAAACGAAGGAGAAGATAAGGGCATTTTGTGAATGGATAAAGAAGATTGATGTGTACCCAATAGCCCCGAGTAAAAGACTGAAAGCATAGCCAGCTTTGTGGTGATTATTAGGAACTTTAGCCAAAACATATGACCATACAACTGCCGCGATTGATTGAACCGCAGTCATAACACCGTACCAGTTACCAGCAGCTTGGTAGGCAGCAGAAGAAGCATCCGTTGTTAACCAAACATTCTTAGCGATGGCCCCAACAGCATAAGTTGAAAGGTATTGGAAAGAGAACCAGCAGAAGAATTGAACTAATGCGACATTCCAAAATACCCGTGGAGCATGCTTTAAGAGGGTAAACCAGTTTCCGCCTTTTTTATTATCTTCCTCTGAAATGCCATGGTAACGAGCATAAGTTGCGGGATCATATTCGTGAACCCGGAAGATAGTAAAGAGACAGGTGATGACTAAAATAACAGCGCCAACGTAGAACGAAATTACAACTGATTGAGGAACAACACCCTTTTTAGCAGTGTTTGATACACCCCACCATGTCAAAAGGAATGGGAAAATGGCTGCTAAAACGGCACCGGTATTACAGATTAAACTTTGAATCCCGTATGCATAACTCTTTTGATCATCGTTAACCATATCACCAACCATCATCTTAAATGGCTGCATCGCCATATTTGATGAAAGATCAAGGAAGGCAACGGTAATAGCCCCAAACCAGAGGGCTGCTAACGAACCGTATCCAAATCCAAAACTTCCTGAATTAGGCAGTAAAATCATAACGATGACGGCAATGACCATCCCGATTAACAGGTAGGGGAGACGCCGACCACCAAGTTTTGGCGCCCATGTTCGGTCAGAATAATAACCAATGATTGGCTGCACGATCAATCCTGCAAGTGGTGGAAGTAAGAAGAACCATCCCAAATTATTAGGATTAGCACCAATTGTTTGGAAGATCCGGCTCATTTGTGAACCTTGTAACGTAAAGGCGATTTGAACCCCAAGGAAACCAAAGTTAATCATCCAGATGGTACTCTTTGGTAAAATTGGCAATCCACTCGTCGAAGTTTCTTGGTCTTTGTTAAGTACAACAGACTCATCTTGACTCATGAAAAACAACTCCTAACGAAAAAATGTATCAAATAATTGCAACTCGAGCTGATGTAAGCTCTTACACGATTAATATAACAAACTTATTCTTTTTGTGCAACCGCTTGCAAAAAAATGGTAAAAAGTCGCGGTTTGTTTCAATTAAAATCGCGACTTTCTAATATTCTAATGATTTTTTGCCTAGGAGTCTTACGCTATTTCGCGGTGTGATATGGATTGGGATAAATTGTGAGTCATCATCGTTCAATAGGCTCCTAACTGCGATGAGTCCCATTTGATAAAAGTCCTGAGTTACGCTTGTAATAGTTGGGATGGTAATGTCACAGAGAAAAGTCCCATCGATACTGATAAATGATAGGTCTTTCGGAATATCAGGGCCTAGCAAATGAGCCTCTCTGATCATACCCACGGCCACCATATCACTAGCTGTGATGATCGCATCGAGGTCCTTAGTTATTAGTGTTTTGAGCATGTTTTGTTGAGGACCAAAACTGTAATCGCCATATTCAACCCATTCCATATGAGGAATTAAGCCGTGTTCAGTCATTGCCCGTTGGTAGCCGTGAAGGCGCTGCTTCCCAGTTGAAGAACGATCAATGCCGGCTAATCCAATTCGGGAGTGTCCGTGTTCAATTAAATAGTTAGCGGCTGAATAACCAATTTCCTCGTTATTTGAGCTTGTAAATTTAAATCCAGTATACCGGGGATCATCTTCGTCATAGACCGATACTAACCGGCAAGGAGTATTGCTTTCTCGTAAGGTGCGAGCGGCTTGTTCATCGAGGGAGGTTGCGACTAGCAGAATACCGGCAACGTGTCGTTCGAGGGCAACGCTAATTGCTTGATTAAGCAGTCGAGCATCATGATTCCCGGCGTAAAGAATAAACATTTGGTATCCTGCTTTGTCCGTTTCCGCTTGAATAGCAGCGATGATATCATCTGAGAAATTCGTTTGAGTATTATTTAAGATGACGGCAATTAACATACTGCTGTTGGCAGCTAATTCAGCCGCTGCGAGGTTTTTCTTGTATCCTAGTTCTTTAGCGATTGCTTCAATCTTAGCCGCAGTTTCGGGACGGTAGGATTTCGCTTTTTTGGATAAAACACGAGAAACAGTGGCCGTTGAAACGTGGGCCCGTTGAGCAATATCTTTAATTGTTGGCTTCATAGGCGGGCTTCCTTTATTGTTTTCTTATTAAATCTATTATAATGAAATTGCGATTTTTTGTAAACGTTTTCAATGGAGCTTGATCATTATTTAAAACAAAAGTAGGCCGAAAGAAAAATTAGTTTTCTTCCAGCCTACATAGCTATTCCTTATTTCCGTTTCGCAATGATAATTTCACGACTGCTTCACAACGGGCCGTTTGGGGCATCATGTCAATTGGTTGAATGTAGTCAACGTGATAGACGCTAGTTAATCGTCGTAGGTTGCGGGCAAGAGAAGCCATGTCACATGAAACGTAGGCAAACTTACGCGGCTTAACTTTTAAGATTTGCTTGATTAATTGGTCATCTAACCCAGTTCGTGGAGGGTCAACAACAAGGGCATCAAAGTTGAGTCCCTCTTTTTGCCAGCGGGGAAGAACTTCTTCTGCTTTGCCAACTTCATATTTAGCGTTAGTAATATTATTTAACTTGGCATTTTCGTTAGCATCGGCAACTGCTTCGGGGATAATTTCCATTCCGCGAACAGCTTTTACCCGCGATGCAAGGGAAAGACCGATTGTTCCGATCCCGGCGTATGCATCAATTAAGGTATCATCTTTGTCTAGTTCAAGGGCCTTAGAAGCTTCTTCGTACAATACCTCTGTTTGTTCAGGATTTAGTTGTAAGAATGAGCGTGCCGAGAGTTTAAAATCAAGTCCCATCAAGCTTTCAAGAATTGAATCTTTTCCAGCCAGGTGGATCATTTTATCACCCCAAACTAAGGGTGTATCACCTGGGTTAACGTTTTGCATGACTGAAACAACTGCTGGTAGTTCTTTTTCAATGCGTTCAAGCAATTCGCGTTTGTGAGGAAGTTTAGCAGAATTAGTAATGAAGGTTAATTGGACTTCCCCAGTTGACCATGATTCACGGACTGCTAAGGTCTTGATGATACCGCTATTGTGCTTTTCATCATAAACTGGGATTTGCAAGTCTTCGATCATCTGCGTAACTGCTCGAACTGTCTCCATTGTGCGGGGCATTTGAACAGCACAAGTCTCCATATTAACGAGGGTATGACTGTTTGGCTGGTAAAGCCCGGCTGCCACTTTGCCGTTGACCATCCGCACCTGGAATTGGGCCTTGTTACGGTAACCGTATTCTTCAGGGGCTGCAATAGTTGGGCGAACATCGTAATTACGGTAGCCGTATGGTTGAAACTTTTCGAGACTATCAATGATTACTTGCCGTTTAAACTTTAATTGTTGTTGGTAAGCGAGATTTTCAAGTTCAAAACCACCAGCAATATCAGCGTACTCATCCCGTGGTGTTATCCGATCCCGACTCTTTTTCCGAATCCGGTGAATTTTAGCTTCAAGGTAGCGTGGCAGAACGCGTGTAACTTCCGCGACCACGACTTCATTTGGCAGGGCACCAGGGACAAAACATACCTTGTGCTTATAGTAGCCGATTCCGTGTCCGTTAACGCCTAGGCGACGAATCGTGAGTGGGAATCGCTTCCCAACCCATACATCAACATCTTGTTCATGTTGTTTAGTTTGTGTCATATTATTTCTCCGTTCTATTAATTCAATGTGTTTAATATTTTAGCACATCTCCAAATACCACTGGATAAATATGTCGGGGGATGAAAAATCGCGTAATTAATTTTTTAAAATGATAACTTAGCCAAACTTATAACCAATTGTTGCAGAAATAGTTAATTAAGCGTGCATATTACTAATAATATGTTTTTTGATTGAGTAAAATATAGTAGAATAACAATGTGAAATGTTGCATAAATAGCTTAAAGGAAGTGACACGTTTGAAAATTGCTGCAATTGCCGGGTCAAATGCTAATCATTCATACAACCGGATGTTATTAGAATTTATTGCCCGTCATTTTAGTGATGATGATATTGATGTGATTGATATTCGTCAAGTGCCAATGTTTAATGAAAATTATAAGGGAAAGATTCCTGAGGTTGTTGCTGATATTGATCGTCGTGTTTCAAGCGCCGATGCTGTTATTATCGCCAGCCCAGAATATAACCACTCTGTTACCTCTGCTTTGAAGAGTGTAATCGAATGGCTTTCCTATGAAGTTCACCCCTTAGAAAATAAGCCGGTCATGATCATCGGGGCATCTACCTATGATCAAGGCTCATCCCGTTCCCAAGTTCAATTACGAGACATCTTAATTTCACCAGGTGTTAATGCTTATATTTTCCAAAACGAAGAGTTCTTTATGAGTGATGCTGCTCATATCATTGATAAAGATGGCGACATTACTAACGAAACGACTATTCATTTCTTAGAAAAATGTATGCGTGAATTCAAACACTATGCTAAGGCAATCAATCGCATGGTTACTGAAAAGAAGGAGGCGAAGAAGTAATGAAAATTCTTGCTCTAGTTGGAACTAATGCTGATTTTTCCTATAACCGGATTTTACTTTGCTACATGAAAAAGCACTTCCGCCAAATGGCTGATATTGAAATTGCTGAGATTAGCCAATTACCGCCATTTAGCGTTGACACTCCTCTTTCTGAACAAACAGAGGTATGGAAGTTAAAGCAAAAAGTTAAGGCTGCAGACGGAGTTATTTTCTCAACTCCTGAATATGACCATGGGATTCCAGCGGCCTTAAAGAGTACAGTAGAATGGCTTTCTTACAAGACTGATGTATTAAAACACAAGCCAGTCATGGTTGTCGGGGTATCTTATGGACGCCAAGCTTCTGCAAGATCTCAAGTTCAAATGCGTCAAATTCTGGTTTCTCCTGATTGTGACGCTAACCTATTACCAGGAAATGAAGTTCTGATTGGTAATGCTAGTCATTCCTTCTCCAAAGACGGTCGGTTAATTAATGCCGAAGCACGAGATAACCTTGAAGACTGCTTTACTCATTTTGTGGAATACATTCAAATCTTTGAAAATGCAAATAAGGAGGGACTGGATATGTCCGTTAAACAACCAACGATCAGTGAAGCATACATTAACTTCCCAACTGGTCGGTTGACATTAAAAGAAGTTCAACAAATCTTCAGTACAATTCCATTTGAAATTGACCTAATCGACAGTACTGACCATTTCGCATGGTTCTCTGATAAGCCAAACCGGGAACACGTTCGTAATGTAGCTTCCCTTGGTGAAACTGTTCAAGAATGTCATCCACCATTGGCTGTACCTGCTGTAATGAGCATCATTAATAGTTTCCGCGAAGGTAAGAAAGATGTTGTTACCCGTCCATTATGGATGAATGGTCACCGTTCATTGATCCAATACTACGCTTTACGTGATGTTAATGGTCATTACCTTGGAACCATCGAATTTACTGGTAGTGTAGAATACATTCTTAACCTCTTCGAAAATGGAGCATGGAGTACTGATGGTAACACTGGTGCATCTAAGCATGAAGATGCTAATGACAACAGTGAAGAAGCTGACAGCGTTGATGCATCAACAGGTGCTTCAGAATCAAGTGATGATAACACCGACAATGCTAGTGAAGTGGTTGCAACCCCAGCACCAGCAGCAAACGACGATACTGATGCGGACGCTACAACAGGCGTATCAGATGCAGGCAGCGTAGACGCAAATGATGATGAGGCAGATGCTACAACAGGTGCATCCGAAAACTAGTTATGAATAATGAATTGATGGCGCAGCGGCATGTGATGACTCATCACGCTCTCGGAACTCGCATAAATTTAACGATTTTTGGCAACAAATATTTTTCATTGTTAAAGAAATCAATGGACCTAATTGACCACTATGAGGACCAATTAACGGTTAACCGTAATGAATCAGAAGTGATGTCGGTGAACCATGGTGCAGGGAAAACTCCGAAAATGGTATCGCCAACGACTTTTGACCTCATTGAGCTGGCAGTGAAATATAGTCGTGAAAACTTTGGCTTTAACGCTTTGATTGGCCCGTTAGTAAAATTATGGAAAATCGGTTTTGCAGGGGCGCACGTGCCAAGTGATGCTGAGATCAAAGAGCGGTTGAAGTTGATCGACCCTTATAAAGTATTGCTGAACCGAGAAGCACGGACGGTATATTTAGAAGAGCCGGGGATGGAATTAGACCTTGGCGGAATTGCGAAGGGCTATATTGCGGACCGTATTCGGGATCTTTGGATTGAAGCTGGAGTTCCCGCGGGAATTATCGACTTAGGGGGAAATCTCTTATTTGTTGGTAAGTCGCCACGGCGGGATGATGGGCAGTGGATCATCGGTGTGCAGGATCCGCAATTACATCGTGGTGAAAATCTGGCAACTGTTCGCGAGCCTGCTTGTTCGGCAGTTACATCTGGGATTTATGAACGATTTTTGATCAAAAATGGCCGTCGTTATCACCATTTACTAGATCCTCTGACTGGATACCCGTTAGAGACTGATTTGAGCAGCGTGACTGTTTTTACTGATCAATCGGTAATGGGTGAAATTGAGGCTAAGCGACTTTTCTTCAATGGCGAACCAATTGCGGGCTGGGAAACGCGTCCTGACAACCGTGGTGCTATCTTTATTCATAATGATGAATCAATGGTAAATGTTGGGCTGAATAAAAATTGATTTCATTTAAGTGAGGCTGGGAATTAACTATTAAATTCCTTCCTCTGAATATTAAAATCCGAACCATAATTTTTGATTTTCCAGAAATTATGGTTCGGATTTTTCCTTTTTCAATTAATTTTGTCCCTGCTTGAGCTACTAACTTTCCCAATTTTGTTAAATTCATAGCCATTAGTGTAAATCCGGTGTCATTTTCCACAGCGCGTTGCCCACGTAAATGTGTTCGGCGTACGCCAAAATCCCTCTTCATGTGACCGAAAACGGGTTCAACGTCGTACTTACGTCGACGATAAATTGCCTTACCTTCGTCACTTGAGAGGGTTGCTTTAACTTTAGCTTTATAGTAATTCCAAGTTGGATTAACTTGCATATAGCGTTGACGTCCACTTGGTGTTTTCGCTAATTGATCTAATTGTACTGATAATTGATGTTTATCTGCCCGATAAAGTTTAAAATCACGTTTAAATCCATATTTATCAATTCTTCGACTGTAACGATAAAAACTAAAACGAACTCCTAGATGGTCAATGTAATAATCATCTTCGGCATTATATTGCCAGTTTTGTGATTTAGTTGGATCAGTTTTGTATTTTCGTTTCTGTTCCTTTTGGTAAGTCGTATATGGAATAACAGGCTGTTTTTCAAACTGATCAATAATTGTCGTGTAATTATATTCACTACCATACCCTGCATCAGCCACGATATGATCAAAGAAATCTAAAGAATGAAATTGAGCAAGAAATGGTACTAATGTTCTAGTATCTGTCGGATTAGAATATAAGGCATAATCAAGAACAAATTGATTGTGGGTAGCGATTTGTAAGTTGTATCCAGGTTTCAATTCTCGGTTTTTCATTGGATCTTCTTTCATACACATGAATGTGGCATCATGATCTGTTTTTGAAAAGCTATTGCGGCCCTTAAAAATATCTTCTGCTTCTTCATACTTATTAGCACGAGGTATAAAGTCTTCTTTTAATTGTCGACGAATCTTTTTTAAGAAACGGCGTCGTCGTTTCTTAACTGAACCACCCTTGATTACTTTAGGTTCTTGAGCTATTTCTTCATTCAATTCACTGATTTTATCATCAATATTTTCAGCCATAAGAGCCATTCCATTAGCGGTTTCCACTAGTTCTGGACTCATCGCTTTAACTACCCGTTTTTCGACTAAATCTTCGTAAAGTTTGATTGTTTTTTCTTTTAATTTTGCATGATATTTTTCAACAGCTCGACGCCAAGTAAATGAATACTTATTGGCATCTGCCTCAAGCTTTGTCCCATCAATAAAGAAAGCATCACTTTGAATTAGTCCGTGATCCTTTAATGCCATCGTAAAGTACACAAAAGAACGTTTGATTAAATTATTAGCGTGTTGACTTTGGCGAAAATTATTAATTGTATGGTAACTATAGGTATGATCACGTGCCAACCAACGCATTGGTAAATTCTCTTCAAGCATCAACTCAATTTTCCGACCAGAATAAGTTTGACGTGAATAGGCAAATAATAAAATTTTAAGCATAATCGCTGGATGAGAAAGTGGGCGACCGGTAGTCGCTACTTTGTCATCCAATAAAATTTCTTGTGGAATCGAATCTACAAAAGCATCAATCATACGTACAATATGTCTTGATGGAACATTATAATCATAATTTAGTACGAATTCTGTTTGCCCTGTGATATAATTTTGATACATGAAAATCGCTCCTCTTTGTTTGTTTTTAGGGGTAATTACATCATATCAGGAACGATTTCCTGTGTACATAAAAATCCGTACAATGAATCTTTGTAGAATTCATTGTACGGATTTTTATTTTCAACTAGGAGTTTTTTTCCCGGCCTCTTCTTAACTAAGGGACTTATGTCACAGTCCCTTTTTTGCGTACTTGACAGGTTGGTAATGGTCAAACGATAAAGAAAGACGGAGGAGATTGGTACATATGATCATTATTTCATTTATAAGAAGTGAATAAAAAAGAGGGTATGCTGCTTTAATCCTCCTCAACGGTTGATATAATAGCATTGAATGTTGAATTTTATTAAGAAAGTAAATTTTCTGGTGATAAATCAGTTGAAAAAAGTTACTAAGAGTGTAGAATGACAATTGAAAGTTATTATTAAAATGTTGTTTCAACAAGACAAATGATTAATTATCATTTAATTATCAGCTTTTTAATAAAATGAAGTTCTTAAAAATTGCTAGTTTAGCCACTTGTTTAATAAATGATTGGTTGTAACTTGCCAGCAGGTGCCACCATTCATCTGGTCGACAGCTACAGATGAAATGCCACCTGGTAGTGATCTTGATGGTTACTATTTATCTTGAGGAGTACTTTACCTTTTATTTATAAAATGGTTTATTGAATGACTTAACTTACTCCAAAAGATAGTGGTAAGTATGTGCCAGGTGGCTTGGGATAATCTCTTTTTAAACTGGCGGATATAGGCTATTATAATAACCTTAAAGAGGCGACCCCCGATGCCTACGTAGGCTAATTATAATGGTAGCTGTCACTTGACTGGATAGTGGTAAAGTCTAGTTATTAAGTGTTAAGCAACAATTTTTGTGCATTGTTTGTTGCGACTACTACTCCCTAATAGGTATAAGGTTTATAGCCTTATATAGCAGGTATCATAAAATAGCTGAACACTGTTTAGATAAATTTGTCAAACGGTAGAATGATAATGCTTATAAGAAACCCCCGAATACTTAACTTTAAGCATTAGTAGCAATATCTCCCCCAGATAACTTAAAAGTCTTATTGTCTACGCCAACAGCAATAAGCAGATAACAGTTTAGTTTTATCATATAAGTGTATTTGCTACCAAAAAGTTTTTTATTGTTCATGACAATTGTGCTAAACAATGATTCAACAGTACAGATAGTATAGTGATGCCTCAAAAGTCGGCACAGAAATTACAACAGTATGGTAAATGTGCTAGCCTACTGTAATGTAAGCCGCTTGGTGGTAGGTTTTAAATGTTGAATGGTGGACTTATCACCAAAGTTAGTTGTGCGTAAACTAACCAAAAAAGGATTTTCAGAAGTGAAAATCCTTTTTTGTTTTAAATAAAAATTCGATTGATAAATTAGAGAAAGTGTAATAAGATAATTGCAGAATAGAAAACACGAGTGCATTTCAAGTAGGTTATTCAGAGAAGCAGCGGGTGGTGGAAGCTGTCAACCGAAACTCCGGTGCAAAAATATGTGGGCAGGTAATTCTGCACGGATAGTAGCCGTTATCTACTTCGAAGGGTGACTAAAGATAGTCAAACTTGGGTGGTACCGCGGAACTAGAGCCATTTCGTCCCAAAATATAAAGGATGGAATGGCTCTTTTTTATATAATTAGGAGGAAATACGATGTTAGATATTAAAAAGATTCGTCAAGAACCTGATTTTTATAAGGAAAAGTTGGCTACGCGTGGTATAAAACCAGAAGAAATTGATGAAGTTATTGCGCTAGATAAGAAGCGGCGTGAATTGCTTCAACAAACCGAAACAATGAAGGCGCAACGTAATGAAGCGTCAAAGAAGATTGGGGAAGCTAAGCGAAATGGTGAATCTGCCGATACTGCCATTAAGGAAACTCGTGAACTTGGTGATAAGATCAAGGAACTAGACGCTGAAGTTGAAGCAAATGATGCAGAACTTCATAATAAGATGGCTCACCTCCCGAACGTTCCTCATGACGGTGTTCCGGTTAGCTTAACGGAAGACGGTGCCGTTGAATTGCGGAAAGTAGGGAAGGTGCGGGACTTTGATTTTGAACCTAAGCATCACTGGGATATCGGTGAAAATCTTGGTATTTTAGACTTTGATCGCGCTGGTAAGGTTTCTGGTGCGCGTTTTGTCTACTACTTGGGTCTTGGTGCTCAGCTTGAACGGGCAGTTTACAACTTCATGCTTGACGAGCACATGAAGGAAGGATATACCGAAGTCTTGCCGCCATACATTGTTAATGCTGAGTCAATGTACGGTACTGGTCAATTTCCTAAGTTCAAAGAGGGAGTTTACCAGGTTAACGGCGAGGATATGACTTTGATCCCAACTGCCGAAGTTCCGTTAACTAATTACTACCGTGGTGAAGTTATTCCGACTGAAGAATTACCAGTTTACGTTACTGCTTTAACACCATCATTCCGTTCTGAAGCGGGAGCAGCGGGTCGTGATACTCGGGGATTGATCCGGATGCACCAATTTAATAAGGTAGAAATGGTTAAGTATACTAAGCCAGAAAACTCATGGGATGAACTTGAAAAGATGACTGCTAACGCTGAGAACATCTTGAAGAAGTTAAACTTGCCATACCATGTTATTACCTTAACTACTGGTGACATGAGCTTTACGGCATCTGAAACACATGACCTTGAATTGTGGATGCCAGCACAAAATAAGTATCGTGAAGTTTCGAGTTGTTCAAACTGCTTGGACTTTCAGGCACGGCGGATGCACACCCAATACCGGGATGAGGATGGTAAATTACAATATGTTCACACGCTTAACGGTTCTGGTTTAGCCGTTGGGCGGACAGTGGCAGCTATCTTGGAAAACTATCAAAATGCTGATGGCTCCGTAACAATTCCAGAAGTATTAGTACCATACATGCATGGTGTTACTAAGATTACTAAGGAAAATGCGGTTCCTTTCCGTAATAAAGTTAATAAATAAGAATAGAAGAATATTTTTCGCTAAAGAAGTTTGGAGTGCTAAATCTGAGCTTCTTTTTTGATTAAAAAAGTCTTAGAAAAGATCGAAAACGAATAAAATAGACTTAATAAAATTAACTTTTTGTTGGTTGTTATCTTTAAAAATCATTGTTTAAAACGCTGACATCTTAGATAAACACAAACTTTAATGAAGAATATTTATTTTATTTTCTGGCGATGATAAAGTAGTATCAACGTTAAAATTTAATTAAAAAGGAGTCGGTGCAGATGCATAGCAGCAAGATAAAAAATATGATCATCACCATTGTTGCAGTTCTTGGAATTGTAGTGGGGTGGCAAATGGTCGAACCTCAGCAGGTATCTGCTGCCGAACCGACTTATACGTTTGCAACTAATAACACCTTTGAACCCTTTGAAATTCAAGATAGTAAAGGTGGGTACTCAGGAAAGAATCCTGGGATTGAAATTGAAATGCTTAAGAAAATTGCTAAGCATGAGCATTTTAAGTATGAACTGAAGCCAATGAGCTTTAATGGTGACTTACAAGCTCTTGAAGCAGGACAAGTTGATGCAGTAATTGCCGGAATGAGCGTTACTGATGAACGAAAAGAAAAGTATGATTTTTCAACACCTTACTATACTAGTGGGGTTGTTATGGCTGTTGCAAAAGATAGCAATATTAAGTCGATGAGCCAATTAAAAGGCAAAACAGTTTCGGCAAAGTCAGGAACGAGTGCGGCATTATTTTTGAAGAACAACCAAAAGAAATACGGTTACAAAATCCGCTACTTTGATTCTTCAAATACGATGTGGAATGATGTGAAGACTGGGAACACAGCAGCTACTTTTGATGATGGCCCTGTTCTTGAATACGGAATTAAAGAAGGTGTTCCACTTAAGGTTGTGACAAAGAAGCCAATTGATGCACAACCAGTTGCCGTTGGATACCAAAAGGGCAAGAACTTAGAATTACAGAAAAAGATGAATGACGGGATTAAGTGGCTAAAAGATACTGGCCAAATGGATCAAATCATTGATAAATATACTAAGAGTGACAAAACAACGAAGGACAATGCGACTGATCGGACAATCCTGGGATTAATCCGCGCCAATTATCCTGCCTTGCTTCGTGGGTTATGGATGACAATTGAATTAACCGTTGTCGGCATTATTTTTGCGATGATTTTTGGGGTAATTCTAGGTGTATTAGGTATTGCACAAAACAAATTTGCCAATGCTGTTTCTAGCACCCTGATTTATATCTTCCGTGGTATTCCAATGATTGTTTTGGCCTTCTTTATTTACATGGGGATTCCGAATGTTATTGGCCATAAAGTTCCATTATTCTTGGCGGGGATCCTAACCTTGACTTTTAACGAAGGGGCTTATATTGGGGCCATTGTTAAAGGTGGATTTGAATCCGTTAATATTGGACAGTGGGAAGCAGCACGGAGCTTAGGGTTGCCATATAGCAAAGCCTTGATTAAAGTTATCGCTCCCCAAGGATTTAAGTTAATGATTCCTTCGTTAGTTAACCAGTTTATTATTACCTTGAAAGACACCTCAATTCTTTCCGCAATTGGTGTAATGGAACTTACGCAAACGGGGACTGTTATCATTTCCCAGAATATGGAAGGATTTAAGATGTGGTTAATCATTGGAACGATGTATATCATTATCATTACCCTGTTGACTTGGTTATCAAACTACGTACAAAAGAGGATGGGTTAATATGGATAAAAACTATAAAGTACAAGTAAAAAATCTGCACAAAAGTTATGGAAGTAATGAAGTGCTGAAAGGTATTAGCTTGGACGTAAAACCCAATGAGGTGGTTTGCATGATTGGACCATCAGGATCGGGAAAAAGTACCTTTCTTCGTTGCATTAATAAGCTTGAAGAACCAAATAGCGGCCATATTTATATTGATGGCTACGATATTGCTGATCCGCAAGTAAATATTAATAAGGTTCGGGAAAATATCGGGATGGTTTTTCAGCACTTTAATCTCTTTCCAAATATGAATGTTTTGGAGAATATCACTTTGGCACCTGTTCAACTTGGCAAGATGACCAAGGAAGAGGCAGAAAAGGACGCGATGCACTATCTTGACTTAGTTGGGCTAGCCGATAAAGCAGGGGCAGATCCAACCAAGCTGTCTGGAGGTCAAAAGCAACGGGTAGCCATCGCCCGTGCCCTTGCAATGAAACCGGATGTAATGCTCTTTGATGAACCAACGAGCGCCCTTGACCCTGAAATGGTAGGGGATGTTTTGGAAGTAATGAAACG is part of the Limosilactobacillus reuteri genome and encodes:
- a CDS encoding SLC45 family MFS transporter; translation: MSQDESVVLNKDQETSTSGLPILPKSTIWMINFGFLGVQIAFTLQGSQMSRIFQTIGANPNNLGWFFLLPPLAGLIVQPIIGYYSDRTWAPKLGGRRLPYLLIGMVIAVIVMILLPNSGSFGFGYGSLAALWFGAITVAFLDLSSNMAMQPFKMMVGDMVNDDQKSYAYGIQSLICNTGAVLAAIFPFLLTWWGVSNTAKKGVVPQSVVISFYVGAVILVITCLFTIFRVHEYDPATYARYHGISEEDNKKGGNWFTLLKHAPRVFWNVALVQFFCWFSFQYLSTYAVGAIAKNVWLTTDASSAAYQAAGNWYGVMTAVQSIAAVVWSYVLAKVPNNHHKAGYAFSLLLGAIGYTSIFFIHSQNALIFSFVLIGIAWASMNTYPLTMVTNALSGKHMGTYLGLFNGSICVPQMVASLLSFGLFPLLGSSQVNMMLVTGISALLGAISVLFIKETYQA
- a CDS encoding NADPH-dependent FMN reductase codes for the protein MKIAAIAGSNANHSYNRMLLEFIARHFSDDDIDVIDIRQVPMFNENYKGKIPEVVADIDRRVSSADAVIIASPEYNHSVTSALKSVIEWLSYEVHPLENKPVMIIGASTYDQGSSRSQVQLRDILISPGVNAYIFQNEEFFMSDAAHIIDKDGDITNETTIHFLEKCMREFKHYAKAINRMVTEKKEAKK
- a CDS encoding NAD(P)H-dependent oxidoreductase, coding for MKILALVGTNADFSYNRILLCYMKKHFRQMADIEIAEISQLPPFSVDTPLSEQTEVWKLKQKVKAADGVIFSTPEYDHGIPAALKSTVEWLSYKTDVLKHKPVMVVGVSYGRQASARSQVQMRQILVSPDCDANLLPGNEVLIGNASHSFSKDGRLINAEARDNLEDCFTHFVEYIQIFENANKEGLDMSVKQPTISEAYINFPTGRLTLKEVQQIFSTIPFEIDLIDSTDHFAWFSDKPNREHVRNVASLGETVQECHPPLAVPAVMSIINSFREGKKDVVTRPLWMNGHRSLIQYYALRDVNGHYLGTIEFTGSVEYILNLFENGAWSTDGNTGASKHEDANDNSEEADSVDASTGASESSDDNTDNASEVVATPAPAANDDTDADATTGVSDAGSVDANDDEADATTGASEN
- a CDS encoding LacI family DNA-binding transcriptional regulator, with translation MKPTIKDIAQRAHVSTATVSRVLSKKAKSYRPETAAKIEAIAKELGYKKNLAAAELAANSSMLIAVILNNTQTNFSDDIIAAIQAETDKAGYQMFILYAGNHDARLLNQAISVALERHVAGILLVATSLDEQAARTLRESNTPCRLVSVYDEDDPRYTGFKFTSSNNEEIGYSAANYLIEHGHSRIGLAGIDRSSTGKQRLHGYQRAMTEHGLIPHMEWVEYGDYSFGPQQNMLKTLITKDLDAIITASDMVAVGMIREAHLLGPDIPKDLSFISIDGTFLCDITIPTITSVTQDFYQMGLIAVRSLLNDDDSQFIPIHITPRNSVRLLGKKSLEY
- the rlmD gene encoding 23S rRNA (uracil(1939)-C(5))-methyltransferase RlmD — translated: MTQTKQHEQDVDVWVGKRFPLTIRRLGVNGHGIGYYKHKVCFVPGALPNEVVVAEVTRVLPRYLEAKIHRIRKKSRDRITPRDEYADIAGGFELENLAYQQQLKFKRQVIIDSLEKFQPYGYRNYDVRPTIAAPEEYGYRNKAQFQVRMVNGKVAAGLYQPNSHTLVNMETCAVQMPRTMETVRAVTQMIEDLQIPVYDEKHNSGIIKTLAVRESWSTGEVQLTFITNSAKLPHKRELLERIEKELPAVVSVMQNVNPGDTPLVWGDKMIHLAGKDSILESLMGLDFKLSARSFLQLNPEQTEVLYEEASKALELDKDDTLIDAYAGIGTIGLSLASRVKAVRGMEIIPEAVADANENAKLNNITNAKYEVGKAEEVLPRWQKEGLNFDALVVDPPRTGLDDQLIKQILKVKPRKFAYVSCDMASLARNLRRLTSVYHVDYIQPIDMMPQTARCEAVVKLSLRNGNKE